The following are from one region of the Desmospora profundinema genome:
- a CDS encoding aminopeptidase: MRDQRINKLARLLVRHSMEVKPGDNVLIDVFGEKTELARALVPEVYQTGGYPFIQLNNHALLRAQLLDTDEEHMKRMTDLDLERMKAMDCYVAIRGSENINELSDVPPDKMKLYSEHYNDVVHGQRVNHTRWVVLRYPNPSMAQLANQSTEAFEDFFFDVCTVDYERMDKAMLPLVERMERTNQVRIKGPGTDLTFSIKGMPAIKCSGQSNIPDGEVFTAPVRHSVNGVLTYNTASVYQGTTFENIRFEFQEGKIVRATANQTERINQILDTDEGARFIGEFSFGVNPYIHHPMKDTLFDEKINGSFHFTPGRAYQECDNGNQSAIHWDIVNIQREDYGGGEIYFDGELIRKDGRFVVSDLEPLNPENLKG, from the coding sequence ATGCGCGATCAACGGATAAACAAGCTGGCCCGCCTGCTGGTTCGGCATTCCATGGAAGTGAAGCCCGGAGATAACGTCTTAATCGATGTCTTTGGAGAGAAGACAGAACTGGCCCGAGCGTTAGTGCCGGAAGTGTACCAGACCGGAGGATATCCTTTTATCCAGCTCAACAACCATGCTCTGCTCCGCGCTCAGCTGCTGGATACCGACGAGGAGCACATGAAACGGATGACTGACCTCGATCTGGAACGGATGAAAGCGATGGATTGTTATGTGGCCATCCGTGGCAGTGAAAATATCAACGAGCTGTCGGATGTTCCCCCAGATAAAATGAAGCTGTATTCTGAGCACTATAATGATGTGGTTCATGGGCAGCGGGTAAACCATACTCGCTGGGTGGTGCTCCGTTATCCCAATCCGTCGATGGCCCAACTGGCCAATCAGAGCACCGAAGCCTTTGAAGATTTTTTCTTTGATGTCTGCACCGTAGATTATGAACGGATGGATAAAGCGATGCTTCCCTTGGTTGAACGGATGGAACGGACGAATCAAGTCCGGATCAAGGGGCCGGGTACCGATCTGACTTTTTCCATCAAAGGGATGCCTGCCATTAAGTGCTCCGGCCAGAGCAATATTCCGGACGGGGAAGTGTTTACAGCACCCGTCCGCCACTCGGTCAATGGCGTACTTACTTATAACACTGCCAGCGTTTATCAGGGAACCACCTTTGAAAACATCCGGTTTGAATTTCAGGAAGGAAAAATCGTCCGTGCAACAGCCAATCAGACCGAACGAATCAATCAAATCCTGGATACGGATGAGGGTGCCCGTTTTATCGGAGAATTCAGCTTCGGGGTGAATCCTTATATTCATCATCCGATGAAAGATACCTTGTTTGACGAAAAGATCAACGGCAGTTTCCACTTCACACCGGGACGGGCTTATCAGGAATGTGATAATGGGAACCAGTCCGCCATTCACTGGGACATCGTCAATATCCAACGGGAGGATTACGGCGGGGGCGAGATTTATTTTGACGGCGAGTTGATCCGCAAGGACGGACGTTTTGTCGTTTCCGATCTGGAACCGCTCAACCCCGAAAATTTGAAAG
- a CDS encoding GAF domain-containing protein — protein sequence MFAFDRVEGDPATRYQHLLRQAESLMEGERDWLANLANAASLLYHSLNQVNWAGFYLMKKEELVLGPFMGLPACIRIPISKGVCGTAVREKATQLVPDVLQFPGHIACDASTRSEIVIPLLVADRIVGVLDIDSPVPQRFDEEDRQYLERFAHLLVDKIDWAPLLEDEGVRHQT from the coding sequence ATGTTTGCCTTTGATCGTGTAGAAGGTGACCCAGCAACCCGTTATCAACACCTGCTGCGGCAAGCGGAATCGTTAATGGAAGGAGAGCGGGACTGGCTGGCCAATCTGGCCAATGCCGCTTCGCTGTTATACCATTCACTGAACCAAGTTAATTGGGCCGGTTTTTATCTGATGAAAAAAGAGGAGCTGGTGCTCGGCCCGTTTATGGGACTTCCGGCCTGCATCCGCATCCCGATCAGCAAAGGGGTGTGCGGAACCGCTGTCCGGGAAAAAGCGACGCAGCTGGTGCCGGATGTGCTCCAATTCCCCGGTCATATCGCCTGTGACGCCTCCACCCGATCGGAAATCGTGATCCCCCTTCTAGTAGCGGACCGGATCGTAGGCGTGTTGGACATCGACAGTCCCGTCCCGCAGCGGTTTGACGAGGAAGACCGCCAATATCTTGAGCGGTTTGCACATTTGCTGGTGGACAAGATTGACTGGGCTCCCCTCCTGGAAGATGAGGGAGT